A genomic segment from Myxococcota bacterium encodes:
- the aqpZ gene encoding aquaporin Z — MSIGSRASAEFLGTFWLTFGGCGSAVLAAAFPEVGIGLLGVALAFGLTVLTMAYAIGHVSGCHLNPAVSVGLVAGGRFPAGELAPYVIAQVAGAIAAAAALAFIANGQEGFDLVASGFAANGYGDHSPGGYALPSAMAAELVLTFFFLMVILGATDRRAPAGFAPIAIGLCLTLVHLIGIPVTNLSVNPARSTGPALFVGGWAIAQLWMFWVVPIVGAALAGIVHRMLFAER, encoded by the coding sequence ATGTCGATCGGATCTCGAGCGAGTGCGGAGTTCCTCGGAACGTTCTGGCTCACGTTCGGCGGCTGCGGCAGCGCGGTGCTGGCCGCCGCGTTCCCGGAGGTCGGCATCGGCCTGCTCGGCGTCGCCCTCGCCTTCGGCCTCACCGTCCTCACGATGGCCTACGCGATCGGTCATGTCTCGGGCTGCCACCTGAACCCGGCCGTCTCGGTCGGGCTCGTCGCGGGCGGGCGCTTCCCGGCCGGCGAGCTCGCGCCGTACGTGATCGCGCAGGTCGCCGGCGCCATCGCCGCGGCCGCCGCGCTCGCCTTCATCGCGAACGGACAGGAGGGCTTCGACCTCGTCGCCTCGGGCTTCGCGGCGAACGGCTACGGCGACCACTCGCCGGGCGGCTACGCGCTGCCGTCGGCGATGGCCGCGGAGCTCGTCCTGACCTTCTTCTTCCTGATGGTGATCCTCGGCGCGACCGATCGCCGCGCGCCGGCCGGCTTCGCGCCGATTGCGATCGGCCTGTGCCTCACCCTGGTGCACCTGATCGGGATCCCGGTCACGAACCTCTCGGTCAACCCGGCGCGCAGCACCGGCCCCGCGCTCTTCGTCGGCGGCTGGGCGATCGCGCAGCTGTGGATGTTCTGGGTGGTACCGATCGTCGGCGCGGCGCTCGCCGGCATCGTGCACCGCATGCTCTTCGCAGAGCGTTAG
- a CDS encoding pyridoxal phosphate-dependent aminotransferase translates to MFARRAAWDLLPNALAARLAAHAAAGRPLLDLADANPTACGIDAPGLALRDVLRELAAGDALLRYAPDACGDAAARAAVAAHHAQSGGAAGPATGHAGPTADDVVLTAGTSEGYAHLFRLLADPGDVVHVPTPGYPLFAHLAELEGLEVRAYPLRPRRGPRGAEWRIDLDALAADLSPRSRAIVAIDPHSPTGARATDGERASLASIAEERGLALVVDEVFAAYPLAPVDAARAPSAFAARSASGDAAADGPLRFALSGASKLLGLPQAKVSWIVAAGPEVLRREAVERLAFIADAYLSVSPVVAHALPALLARGEELRAPIRARVRESEARLRAVAASHPALEVLAADAGWSAIVRVRAPGGDAIDEEALAIALLERDGVRVHPGFLFDLPSSDERGDACAHVVLSLLAPPDAIERGAGALARRASALATDPGRSSSERPAVA, encoded by the coding sequence GTGTTCGCCCGCCGCGCGGCCTGGGACCTCCTTCCGAACGCGCTCGCCGCGCGCCTCGCCGCGCACGCGGCGGCGGGGCGCCCTCTCCTCGACCTCGCCGACGCGAACCCGACCGCCTGCGGCATCGACGCGCCCGGCCTCGCGCTGCGCGACGTGCTGCGCGAGCTCGCCGCGGGCGACGCGCTGCTCCGCTACGCGCCCGACGCGTGCGGCGACGCGGCGGCGCGGGCCGCCGTCGCCGCGCACCACGCGCAGAGCGGCGGCGCGGCCGGGCCCGCCACGGGCCACGCCGGCCCGACCGCCGACGACGTCGTGCTCACCGCCGGAACGAGCGAGGGCTACGCGCACCTCTTCCGCCTGCTCGCCGACCCGGGCGACGTCGTGCACGTGCCGACGCCCGGCTACCCGCTCTTCGCGCACCTCGCCGAGCTCGAGGGGCTCGAGGTGCGGGCCTACCCGCTCCGCCCGCGGCGCGGCCCGCGCGGTGCGGAGTGGCGCATCGACCTCGACGCGCTCGCGGCCGATCTCTCGCCGCGCAGCCGCGCGATCGTCGCGATCGATCCGCACAGCCCGACGGGCGCGCGCGCGACGGACGGCGAGCGCGCGTCGCTCGCGTCGATCGCCGAGGAGCGTGGCCTCGCGCTCGTCGTCGACGAGGTGTTCGCCGCGTACCCGCTCGCGCCGGTCGACGCCGCGCGCGCGCCGTCGGCGTTCGCGGCGAGGAGCGCGAGCGGCGACGCGGCGGCGGACGGCCCACTGCGCTTCGCGCTCTCGGGCGCCTCGAAGCTGCTCGGGCTCCCGCAGGCGAAGGTCTCGTGGATCGTCGCCGCCGGGCCCGAGGTGCTGCGCCGCGAGGCGGTCGAGCGGCTCGCGTTCATCGCCGACGCCTACCTGTCCGTGTCGCCCGTCGTCGCGCACGCGCTGCCCGCGCTGCTCGCCCGGGGCGAGGAGCTGCGGGCGCCGATCCGCGCGCGCGTGCGCGAGAGCGAGGCGCGCCTTCGCGCCGTCGCGGCCTCGCACCCGGCGCTCGAGGTGCTCGCCGCCGACGCGGGCTGGAGCGCGATCGTGCGCGTGCGCGCGCCCGGCGGCGACGCGATCGACGAAGAGGCGCTCGCGATCGCGCTGCTCGAGCGCGACGGCGTGCGCGTCCACCCGGGCTTCCTGTTCGACTTGCCGTCGAGCGACGAACGCGGCGACGCCTGCGCGCACGTGGTGCTGTCGCTGCTCGCGCCTCCGGACGCGATCGAACGCGGCGCGGGCGCGCTCGCGCGCCGGGCGAGCGCGCTCGCCACCGACCCGGGCCGTTCGTCGTCCGAGCGGCCGGCGGTCGCCTAA
- a CDS encoding ABC-F family ATP-binding cassette domain-containing protein, producing the protein MIQLDAISKRHGSQILLVEASAAVQRGERVGLVGPNGAGKSTLFRLLMREEEPDEGRVVVDRGVVLGHFSQDVGEMQGQTVLEATIAGAGPVSDAARALAELEGALADPARADELDALVERYGEAQVRFESLGGYTLEARAHEVLAGLGFTPAQVAGDVGALSGGWKTRVGLARILVMRPDALLLDEPTNHLDLESILWLEEWIRGFDGALLLTSHDRAFLNRVVSKIIEIDGGDLVTYSGDYDFYERQREIAEREQAAQYARQQAMLAKEEAFIARFKARASHAAQVQSRVKKLDKIDKVEPPKRRQTVHFAFPPAPRSGDDVLALAGIRKRYGERAVFDGLDLTVRRGERWCVMGANGAGKTTLLKIAVGALAPDDGKVALGANVVLGYFAQHSMELLEADATVWETLQHAFPNASIGSLRTLAGCFGFPGDDVEKRCRLLSGGERVRLVLARMLYDPPNLLVLDEPTNHLDLATKEMLIESLAGYDGTLLLVSHDRHFLSKLTNRVLELDADGPHVYPGGYAEYVLASGHEAPGMREG; encoded by the coding sequence ATGATCCAGCTCGATGCGATCTCGAAGCGGCACGGGAGCCAGATCCTGCTCGTCGAGGCCTCGGCCGCGGTGCAGCGCGGCGAGCGCGTGGGGCTCGTGGGCCCGAACGGCGCGGGCAAGTCGACGCTCTTCCGGCTGCTGATGCGCGAGGAGGAGCCCGACGAAGGGCGCGTCGTCGTCGACCGGGGCGTCGTGCTCGGGCACTTCAGCCAGGACGTCGGCGAGATGCAGGGCCAGACCGTGCTCGAGGCGACGATCGCGGGCGCCGGGCCGGTGTCGGACGCGGCGCGCGCACTCGCCGAGCTCGAGGGGGCGCTCGCCGACCCCGCGCGAGCCGACGAGCTCGACGCGCTCGTCGAGCGCTACGGCGAGGCGCAGGTGCGCTTCGAGTCGCTCGGCGGCTACACGCTCGAGGCGCGCGCGCACGAGGTGCTGGCGGGGCTCGGCTTCACGCCGGCGCAGGTCGCGGGCGACGTCGGCGCGCTGTCGGGCGGCTGGAAGACGCGCGTCGGGCTCGCGCGCATCCTCGTGATGCGGCCCGATGCGCTGCTGCTCGACGAGCCCACGAACCACCTCGACCTCGAGTCGATCCTGTGGCTCGAGGAGTGGATCCGCGGCTTCGACGGCGCGCTGCTGCTCACGTCGCACGACCGCGCCTTCCTGAACCGCGTCGTCTCGAAGATCATCGAGATCGACGGCGGCGACCTCGTCACCTACTCGGGCGACTACGACTTCTACGAGCGCCAGCGCGAGATCGCCGAGCGCGAGCAGGCCGCGCAGTACGCGCGCCAGCAGGCGATGCTCGCGAAGGAGGAGGCGTTCATCGCGCGCTTCAAGGCGCGCGCGAGCCACGCCGCGCAGGTGCAGTCGCGCGTCAAGAAGCTCGACAAGATCGACAAGGTCGAGCCGCCGAAGCGGCGCCAGACGGTGCACTTCGCGTTCCCGCCCGCGCCGCGCTCGGGCGACGACGTGCTCGCGCTCGCGGGCATCCGCAAGCGCTACGGCGAGCGCGCCGTCTTCGACGGGCTCGACCTCACCGTGCGCCGCGGCGAGCGCTGGTGCGTGATGGGCGCGAACGGCGCGGGCAAGACGACGCTGCTCAAGATCGCAGTCGGCGCGCTCGCGCCCGACGACGGGAAGGTCGCCCTCGGTGCGAACGTCGTGCTCGGCTACTTCGCGCAGCACTCGATGGAGCTGCTCGAGGCGGACGCGACGGTCTGGGAGACGCTGCAGCACGCGTTCCCCAACGCGTCGATCGGCTCGCTGCGCACGCTCGCCGGCTGCTTCGGCTTCCCGGGCGACGACGTCGAGAAGCGCTGCCGGCTGCTCTCGGGCGGCGAGCGCGTGCGCCTCGTGCTCGCGCGCATGCTCTACGACCCGCCGAACCTGCTCGTCCTCGACGAGCCGACCAACCACCTCGACCTCGCGACGAAGGAGATGCTGATCGAGTCGCTCGCGGGCTACGACGGCACGCTGCTGCTCGTCTCGCACGACCGTCACTTCCTGTCGAAGCTCACGAACCGCGTGCTCGAGCTCGATGCCGACGGCCCGCACGTCTACCCGGGCGGCTACGCCGAGTACGTCCTCGCGAGCGGCCACGAGGCGCCGGGGATGCGGGAAGGCTAG
- a CDS encoding pseudouridine synthase, with protein MTLIALWKPYGVVSRFTAQSGHPGLATLVDAPDVWPIGRLDRDSEGLLLLGDDGALAHALTDPRHAHPRTYWVQVEGEPGSEALGALARGVVVQGRRTRPARARPLRGEPALPARAVPIRVRARIPTSWIELELVEGRNRQVRRMTAAVGHATLRLVRVAIGPLRLLELGLSPGAWRGLSPSEERALRASARAGAARAKSEPPPRRARTETPPPDAPRTPRARRARPRRAPRGGGR; from the coding sequence GTGACGCTGATCGCGCTCTGGAAGCCGTACGGAGTCGTCTCGCGGTTCACCGCGCAGTCGGGCCATCCGGGTCTCGCGACGCTCGTGGACGCGCCCGACGTGTGGCCGATCGGGCGGCTCGACCGCGACAGCGAGGGCCTCCTCTTGTTAGGCGACGACGGCGCGCTCGCGCACGCGCTGACCGACCCGCGCCACGCGCACCCGCGCACCTACTGGGTGCAGGTGGAGGGCGAGCCCGGGAGCGAGGCGCTCGGCGCGCTCGCCCGCGGCGTCGTCGTGCAGGGGCGCCGCACGCGACCGGCGCGTGCGCGACCGCTGCGCGGCGAGCCCGCGCTGCCGGCGCGCGCCGTGCCCATCCGCGTGCGCGCGCGCATCCCGACGTCGTGGATCGAGCTCGAGCTCGTCGAGGGCCGCAACCGCCAGGTGCGCCGCATGACCGCCGCGGTCGGCCACGCGACGCTGCGCCTCGTGCGCGTCGCGATCGGGCCGCTGCGGCTGCTCGAGCTCGGCCTCTCGCCCGGCGCGTGGCGCGGGCTCTCCCCGAGCGAGGAGCGCGCGCTGCGCGCGTCCGCGCGCGCGGGGGCGGCGCGCGCGAAGAGCGAGCCGCCCCCGCGGCGCGCGCGCACGGAGACGCCGCCGCCCGACGCGCCGCGCACACCGCGCGCGCGTCGGGCGCGTCCGCGGCGCGCGCCGCGCGGGGGCGGACGTTAG
- a CDS encoding molybdopterin-dependent oxidoreductase: MPASLVRSFCRVCTAACGIVVEVDGDRVVRVRGDADHPLSQGYTCSKGRALPQAHHHPQRLETPLVRANGALARAGWDDALDDLAARLRAILDESGPAAVGVFLGGGGYMDAAGYWMARRVPAALRTPSVYSDMTIDVIAKTLVSEMVAGVPGLMTRPDFERCRLVLYVGTNPLVSHGHTSMLNSPTARMREMTARGEVWVVDPRATETARHATRHLAVRPSSDHALLAFLVREVLREGADARFLREHAQGVDALAAAVAPFDAARASDETGLAPRDLQALLTSVRRARRLCVDTGTGISMSPTANATQWLAWALMIATGSLDRPGGACVNPGFLTRFDRLEMPPAPEDGWRRAGPASRPELRTVGGEYACAAMADEIEAGNLRALLNFGGNLVACLPGTERTRAALAKLDVLASFDVIANETTAISTHVLPTKGQLERADLPYAVDIAFPRVATQYTPPAVAPAGERRSFWQVLALLGERIGVPFDTSLDPHAATDDDALARIAASAGRDLDALRDGHYEDAGAIPIGWVEARADAIGGYRLAPPALVAELRALEERGRTRDARAPLVLLSRRQRHHINARFTELRDRPAILASARDAKDAGLVDGAEAVVRSAHGELRGTLRIDPTLPPGALCVPHGFPGAHNVNQLTSPDDVDALTGMPRFSGLPVSLHAAV; encoded by the coding sequence ATGCCCGCTTCCCTCGTGCGCTCGTTCTGCCGCGTCTGCACCGCCGCCTGCGGCATCGTCGTCGAGGTCGACGGCGACCGCGTCGTGCGCGTGCGCGGCGACGCCGACCACCCGCTCTCGCAGGGCTACACGTGCTCGAAGGGGCGCGCGCTCCCGCAGGCCCATCACCACCCGCAGCGGCTCGAGACTCCGCTCGTGCGCGCGAACGGCGCGCTCGCGCGCGCCGGCTGGGACGACGCGCTCGACGACCTCGCCGCGCGCCTGCGCGCGATCCTCGACGAGAGCGGCCCCGCCGCCGTCGGCGTCTTCCTCGGCGGCGGCGGCTACATGGACGCCGCGGGGTACTGGATGGCGCGCCGCGTGCCCGCCGCGCTGCGCACGCCATCCGTCTACAGCGACATGACGATCGACGTGATCGCGAAGACGCTCGTCTCCGAGATGGTGGCGGGCGTGCCCGGGCTGATGACGCGCCCCGACTTCGAGCGCTGCCGGCTCGTGCTCTACGTCGGCACCAACCCGCTCGTCTCGCACGGCCACACCTCGATGCTGAACAGTCCGACGGCGCGCATGCGCGAGATGACGGCGCGCGGCGAGGTGTGGGTCGTCGACCCGCGCGCGACGGAGACGGCGCGCCACGCGACGCGCCACCTCGCCGTCCGCCCGAGCAGCGACCACGCGCTGCTCGCCTTCCTCGTGCGCGAGGTGCTGCGCGAGGGCGCCGACGCGCGCTTCCTGCGCGAGCACGCGCAGGGCGTCGACGCGCTCGCGGCCGCCGTCGCGCCCTTCGACGCCGCGCGCGCGAGCGACGAGACGGGCCTCGCGCCGCGCGACCTGCAGGCGCTGCTCACCTCGGTGCGGCGCGCGCGCCGGCTCTGCGTCGACACGGGCACCGGCATCTCGATGTCGCCGACCGCGAACGCGACGCAGTGGCTCGCGTGGGCGCTCATGATCGCGACCGGCTCGCTCGACCGGCCGGGCGGCGCGTGCGTGAACCCGGGCTTCCTCACGCGCTTCGACCGCCTCGAGATGCCGCCCGCGCCCGAGGACGGCTGGCGCCGCGCGGGCCCCGCGAGCCGCCCCGAGCTGCGCACCGTCGGCGGCGAGTACGCGTGCGCGGCGATGGCCGACGAGATCGAGGCCGGGAACCTGCGCGCGCTCCTCAACTTCGGCGGCAACCTCGTCGCCTGCCTGCCCGGCACGGAGCGCACGCGCGCCGCGCTCGCCAAGCTCGACGTGCTCGCCTCCTTCGACGTGATCGCCAACGAGACGACCGCGATCTCGACGCACGTCCTGCCCACGAAGGGGCAGCTCGAGCGCGCCGACCTCCCCTACGCCGTCGACATCGCCTTCCCGCGCGTCGCGACGCAGTACACGCCGCCCGCGGTCGCCCCGGCAGGCGAGCGGCGCTCGTTCTGGCAGGTGCTCGCGCTCCTCGGCGAGCGCATCGGCGTGCCCTTCGACACCTCGCTCGACCCGCACGCCGCGACGGACGACGACGCGCTCGCGCGCATCGCGGCCTCGGCGGGCCGCGACCTCGACGCGCTCCGCGACGGGCACTACGAGGACGCGGGCGCGATCCCGATCGGCTGGGTCGAGGCGCGCGCCGACGCGATCGGCGGCTACCGGCTCGCGCCGCCCGCGCTCGTCGCCGAGCTGCGCGCACTCGAGGAGCGCGGCCGCACGCGCGACGCGCGCGCACCGCTCGTGCTGCTCTCGCGCCGCCAGCGCCACCACATCAACGCGCGCTTCACCGAGCTGCGCGACCGCCCGGCCATCCTCGCGAGCGCGCGCGACGCCAAGGACGCCGGGCTCGTCGACGGCGCCGAGGCCGTCGTCCGCAGCGCGCACGGCGAGCTGCGCGGAACGCTGCGCATCGACCCGACGCTGCCGCCCGGCGCGCTCTGCGTCCCGCACGGCTTCCCCGGCGCGCACAACGTCAACCAGCTCACGAGCCCCGACGACGTCGATGCGCTCACCGGCATGCCCCGCTTCTCGGGGCTGCCGGTGTCGCTGCACGCGGCCGTCTGA
- a CDS encoding CoA transferase — MAGVLDGIRVLDLSWGIAGPMATMLLCDHGADVVKVEPPGGDPFASQLGYRAWNRGKRSAAFDLKDAGERELFLALADRADVLVESFRPGVTDRLGIDFATLSARNPRLVYCSITGYGRGNRHSDRPGYDALVAARSGLQWEQRGWPGGSAPRLAGREPLFPDLEVPWEERQGAPREGPLFPASRFPSLGACYAATTAISAALRAREVTGRGQWVETSLLRGALAAGVLAFGKAEDFEAPSFMSWVGDSRSPKGLFECADGRWVHCWPPNPRFVLAAGEGDTLEAHTDLRVREDPDRIGLGTEEIFVLHHYWEPMAKTIAKFTADAWTEAGAEASVCIQKIRTPEEALADPLLLADGCVAEVDDPELGPIRTVGIAYKLERSPGAIRGPAPRAGEHTAAVHAEARALRDAARAAAKPASTPPAAGDAALAGGPLAGIRVLDFGLAVAGPYCTQVLSDLGATVIKINAKHDWYWHQSQIAMCCNRGKRSIAIDMKHDGAREVVRRLVASADVVMHNMRYPAAVKLGIDYESLKDEFPRLVYCHTRGFERGPRELLPGNDQTGACLAGVEWEDGGCGRGGRPIWSLTNLGDTGNGFLAAIAICQALFDREKTGRGQFVDTAIVNAQLLNTSYAVARPDGTGFERPMLDAMQTGFSAGVRIYPTADGWLCLSLANDAHWEALGRVLGVDARAGDDERAAAVERALAAKPAVEWQRALDAAGVPCEVSSDTAGMEMWADPEALRHQWVASYAHPVVKQLGQIGLAFSFSGTPARIQGPPFLVGADTRGVLAEVGFDAQEVERLLASGAVGDERVSPLVTEPVGPTALAAPQASR; from the coding sequence ATGGCGGGCGTGCTCGACGGGATCCGCGTGCTCGATCTCTCGTGGGGCATCGCGGGCCCCATGGCCACGATGCTGCTCTGCGACCACGGCGCCGACGTCGTCAAGGTCGAGCCGCCGGGCGGCGACCCGTTCGCCTCCCAGCTCGGCTACCGGGCCTGGAACCGCGGCAAGCGCAGCGCCGCGTTCGACCTGAAGGACGCGGGCGAGCGAGAGCTGTTCCTCGCGCTCGCCGACCGCGCCGACGTGCTCGTCGAGTCGTTCCGGCCGGGCGTCACCGACCGGCTCGGCATCGACTTCGCGACGCTCTCCGCGCGCAACCCGCGCCTCGTCTACTGCTCGATCACCGGCTACGGCCGCGGCAACCGCCACTCCGACCGGCCGGGCTACGACGCCCTCGTCGCCGCGCGCTCGGGCCTGCAGTGGGAGCAGCGCGGGTGGCCGGGCGGCTCGGCGCCGCGGCTCGCGGGTCGCGAGCCGCTCTTCCCCGACCTCGAGGTGCCGTGGGAGGAACGCCAGGGCGCGCCGCGCGAGGGCCCGCTCTTCCCGGCCTCCCGCTTCCCGAGCCTCGGTGCATGTTATGCGGCCACCACCGCCATCAGCGCCGCGCTGCGCGCGCGCGAGGTGACGGGGCGCGGCCAGTGGGTCGAGACGTCGCTGCTGCGCGGCGCGCTCGCGGCCGGGGTGCTCGCGTTCGGCAAGGCCGAGGACTTCGAGGCGCCGAGCTTCATGAGCTGGGTCGGCGACAGCCGCTCGCCGAAGGGCCTGTTCGAGTGCGCGGACGGTCGCTGGGTGCACTGCTGGCCGCCGAACCCGCGCTTCGTGCTCGCCGCCGGCGAGGGCGACACGCTCGAGGCGCACACCGACCTGCGCGTCCGCGAGGACCCCGACCGCATCGGCCTCGGCACCGAGGAGATCTTCGTCCTCCACCACTACTGGGAGCCGATGGCGAAGACGATCGCGAAGTTCACGGCCGACGCGTGGACCGAGGCGGGCGCCGAGGCGAGCGTCTGCATCCAGAAGATCCGCACGCCCGAGGAGGCGCTCGCCGACCCGCTGCTGCTCGCGGACGGCTGCGTCGCCGAGGTCGACGACCCGGAGCTCGGGCCGATCCGCACCGTCGGCATCGCCTACAAGCTCGAGCGCAGCCCGGGCGCGATCCGCGGCCCGGCACCGCGCGCGGGCGAGCACACGGCCGCCGTGCACGCCGAGGCCCGGGCGCTGCGCGACGCGGCGCGAGCGGCGGCGAAGCCGGCATCGACGCCGCCCGCGGCCGGAGACGCCGCCCTCGCGGGCGGCCCGCTCGCCGGCATCCGCGTGCTCGACTTCGGCCTCGCGGTCGCCGGCCCCTACTGCACGCAGGTGCTCTCCGACCTCGGCGCGACCGTCATCAAGATCAACGCGAAGCACGACTGGTACTGGCACCAGAGCCAGATCGCCATGTGCTGCAACCGCGGCAAGCGCAGCATCGCGATCGACATGAAGCACGACGGCGCGCGCGAAGTCGTGCGGCGGCTCGTCGCTTCGGCCGACGTCGTCATGCACAACATGCGCTACCCGGCGGCCGTCAAGCTCGGCATCGACTACGAGAGCCTGAAGGACGAGTTCCCGCGTCTCGTGTACTGCCACACGCGCGGCTTCGAGCGCGGCCCGCGCGAGCTCCTGCCCGGCAACGACCAGACGGGCGCGTGCCTGGCGGGCGTCGAGTGGGAGGACGGGGGCTGCGGGCGCGGCGGTCGTCCCATCTGGTCGCTCACGAACCTCGGCGACACGGGCAACGGCTTCCTCGCCGCGATCGCGATCTGCCAGGCGCTCTTCGATCGCGAGAAGACGGGCCGCGGGCAGTTCGTCGACACGGCCATCGTCAACGCGCAGCTGCTCAACACGTCGTACGCGGTGGCGCGCCCCGACGGCACGGGCTTCGAGCGCCCGATGCTCGACGCCATGCAGACGGGCTTCTCGGCGGGCGTGCGCATCTATCCCACCGCCGACGGCTGGCTGTGCCTGTCGCTCGCGAACGACGCGCACTGGGAGGCGCTCGGCCGCGTGCTCGGCGTCGACGCGCGCGCGGGCGACGACGAGCGCGCCGCCGCGGTCGAGCGCGCACTCGCCGCGAAGCCCGCCGTCGAGTGGCAGCGCGCGCTCGACGCCGCGGGCGTGCCGTGCGAGGTGTCGTCCGACACCGCCGGCATGGAGATGTGGGCCGACCCCGAAGCGCTCCGCCACCAGTGGGTCGCGAGCTACGCGCACCCGGTCGTGAAGCAGCTCGGGCAGATCGGCCTCGCGTTCTCGTTCTCCGGCACGCCGGCGCGCATCCAGGGCCCGCCCTTCCTCGTCGGCGCCGACACGCGCGGCGTGCTCGCCGAGGTCGGCTTCGACGCGCAGGAGGTCGAGCGGCTGCTCGCGTCGGGCGCGGTCGGCGACGAGCGCGTGAGCCCGCTCGTCACCGAGCCCGTCGGGCCGACGGCGCTCGCCGCGCCGCAGGCGTCGCGATGA
- a CDS encoding lipid-transfer protein: MGRAARETGAAIVGIGQTEFSKDSGRSELQLACECITAALDDAGLAPRDVDGMSTFTIDNNEDVDLVRALGVENLRFSSRVGHGGGGSVGPLAHAVAAVDSGQADVVVCWRAMNERSEYRFGTSQMGASRGQAGAGSGFIEWSLPFGAASPAAWTSVQAARYMHVYGVTNEDFGHVSVQLRKNASTNPNAWFYGKPITLADHQASRWIVEPVFRLLDCTQESDGGVAVVVTSRERARDLRQPPVRIVGATEAVPREFETVTSYYHDDLTRFAAGIACAKELYGRTGLGPRDMQVAMLYDHFTIAVLWHLEAWGFCEPGEAAAFVKDGHIALDGTIPVSPNGGHIGEAYIHGMNNIAEAVRQVRGTAANPVKDVEHVLVSAGMSGAILGRG, from the coding sequence GTGGGCCGCGCGGCGCGCGAGACCGGCGCGGCGATCGTCGGCATCGGGCAGACGGAGTTCTCGAAGGACTCGGGGCGCAGCGAGCTCCAGCTCGCGTGCGAGTGCATCACGGCGGCGCTCGACGACGCGGGCCTCGCGCCGCGCGACGTCGACGGCATGTCGACGTTCACGATCGACAACAACGAGGACGTCGACCTCGTCCGCGCGCTCGGCGTCGAGAACCTGCGCTTCTCGTCGCGCGTCGGTCACGGCGGCGGCGGCTCGGTCGGGCCGCTCGCGCACGCCGTCGCCGCCGTCGACTCCGGCCAGGCCGACGTCGTCGTGTGCTGGCGCGCGATGAACGAGCGCTCGGAGTACCGCTTCGGCACGTCGCAGATGGGCGCGTCGCGCGGCCAGGCCGGAGCCGGCAGCGGCTTCATCGAGTGGAGCCTGCCCTTCGGCGCGGCGAGCCCGGCCGCGTGGACCTCCGTCCAGGCCGCCCGCTACATGCACGTCTACGGCGTCACGAACGAGGACTTCGGACACGTCTCGGTGCAGCTGCGGAAGAACGCGTCGACGAACCCGAACGCGTGGTTCTACGGCAAGCCGATCACGCTCGCCGACCACCAGGCGTCGCGCTGGATCGTCGAGCCCGTGTTCCGCCTGCTCGACTGCACGCAGGAGAGCGACGGCGGCGTCGCCGTCGTCGTGACGAGCCGCGAGCGCGCGCGCGACCTCCGCCAGCCGCCGGTGCGCATCGTCGGCGCGACCGAGGCCGTGCCGCGCGAGTTCGAGACGGTCACGAGCTACTACCACGACGACCTGACGCGCTTCGCCGCCGGCATCGCCTGCGCGAAGGAGCTGTACGGGCGCACCGGCCTCGGCCCGCGCGACATGCAGGTCGCCATGCTCTACGACCACTTCACGATCGCCGTCCTCTGGCACCTCGAGGCCTGGGGCTTCTGCGAGCCGGGCGAGGCCGCGGCCTTCGTGAAGGACGGGCACATCGCGCTCGACGGCACGATCCCCGTGAGCCCGAACGGCGGGCACATCGGCGAGGCCTACATCCACGGCATGAACAACATCGCCGAGGCCGTGCGCCAGGTGCGCGGCACGGCCGCCAACCCGGTGAAGGACGTCGAGCACGTCCTCGTGTCCGCCGGGATGAGCGGAGCGATCCTCGGGCGAGGCTAG
- a CDS encoding Zn-ribbon domain-containing OB-fold protein → MSAASGPAAAPQRPAPNASRDGAFFWEGCKRGVLLGQRCASCKRFRFPPRPMCPHCQSVEREEVELSGRATLYSWAKPVHPPLPMFPPGYLIALVELEEGMRMLSNLCDVEPADIEVGMPLEVFFAPTADGGAVHQFRPRRPR, encoded by the coding sequence ATGAGCGCGGCGTCCGGCCCGGCGGCCGCGCCGCAGCGCCCGGCGCCGAACGCCTCGCGCGACGGCGCCTTCTTCTGGGAGGGCTGCAAGCGCGGCGTGCTGCTCGGACAGCGCTGCGCGAGCTGCAAGCGCTTCCGCTTCCCGCCGCGCCCGATGTGCCCGCACTGCCAGAGCGTCGAGCGCGAGGAGGTCGAGCTGTCGGGGCGCGCGACGCTCTACTCCTGGGCGAAGCCCGTGCACCCGCCGCTCCCGATGTTCCCGCCCGGCTACCTGATCGCGCTCGTCGAGCTCGAGGAGGGCATGCGCATGCTCTCGAACCTGTGCGACGTCGAGCCCGCCGACATCGAGGTCGGCATGCCGCTCGAGGTGTTCTTCGCGCCGACGGCGGACGGCGGCGCCGTCCACCAGTTCCGGCCGCGGAGGCCTCGTTAG
- a CDS encoding nuclear transport factor 2 family protein: MATEANREAALRFIQSMARGVLDEALLAPDATWWVPGTGTLDKAGFQHLVTAFHEACTGPVTMTVDGVTAEGDRVAVEAHSEAELVNGASYRNTYHFLFEFEQGRIVHVKEYNDSLHAAETVAMLLPQ, encoded by the coding sequence GTGGCAACCGAGGCGAACCGCGAAGCGGCACTCCGATTCATCCAGAGCATGGCGCGCGGCGTGCTCGACGAGGCGCTGCTCGCGCCCGACGCGACGTGGTGGGTGCCCGGCACGGGCACGCTCGACAAGGCCGGCTTCCAGCACCTGGTCACCGCCTTCCACGAGGCCTGCACCGGCCCGGTCACCATGACGGTCGACGGCGTGACCGCCGAGGGCGACCGCGTCGCCGTCGAGGCGCACTCGGAGGCCGAGCTCGTGAACGGCGCGAGCTACCGCAACACGTACCACTTCCTCTTCGAGTTCGAGCAGGGCAGGATCGTGCACGTCAAGGAGTACAACGACTCCCTGCACGCGGCGGAGACCGTCGCCATGCTGCTCCCGCAGTGA